From a single Lates calcarifer isolate ASB-BC8 linkage group LG12, TLL_Latcal_v3, whole genome shotgun sequence genomic region:
- the LOC108874756 gene encoding membrane-spanning 4-domains subfamily A member 12-like, with the protein MSSSLSTTVGGVVVVTHVHPAPQGAVPKHPVGIQKFSRASPMALGTVQIMIGLMTLLFGIVMVVQPKTGGVYSGIFAWGAVIHITAGSLTVAAGKSLNRCLVNGALGVSVLSAVVSCIATILHSVDATGPIICDDYQFGRDDCFRYETLSRGNSGVLAVFSFLELIVSITVAGYGCCASYSAEESSVVVVTADASLTARALSSAPLLTDGDLTEEPNCLSLQPILQSSAEESV; encoded by the exons ATGTCTTCATCTCTATCAACTACGGTGGGAGGTGTGGTGGTGGTCACCCATGTCCACCCAGCACCTCAGGGTGCTGTACCCAAACATCCGGTGGGCATCCAGAAGTTCAGCAGGGCCTCGCCGATGGCGCTTGGG ACAGTTCAGATCATGATCGGcctgatgactctgctgtttggGATCGTTATGGTGGTTCAACCAAAGACAGGGGGAGTTTACAGTGGTATTTTTGCCTGGGGAGCTGTGATT CACATCACAGCTGGATCTCTGACAGTGGCTGCTGGGAAATCTCTGAACCGCTGCCTG GTGAACGGCGCTCTGGGTGTCAGCGTCTTATCAGCAGTTGTTTCCTGTATTGCAACCATCCTCCATTCTGTGGATGCTACAGGACCGATCATATGCGATGACTATCAATTTGGTCGTGATGACTGCTTCAGATATGAG ACTCTGTCCCGAGGGAATTCAGGGGTTTTGGCTGTGTTCAGTTTCTTGGAGCTCATTGTTTCAATCACCGTCGCAGGATATGGCTGCTGTGCTTCTTACAGTGCAGAG GAATCATCGGTGGTTGTTGTTACTGCAGATGCTTCACTGACTGCACGTGCCCTGTCCAGTGCACCTCTCCTCACAG aTGGTGACCTAACAGAAGAACCAAACTGCCTCAGTCTCCAGCCTATACTACAGTCATCAGCTGAAGAGTCAGTCTAA
- the LOC108874759 gene encoding membrane-spanning 4-domains subfamily A member 15, whose product MSSSVSTTVGGVVVVTHVYPAPRGAAHKRPVGIQKFIKAQPTALGTVQIMIGLMALMFGIVMVVQPDTMGVYSGIFAWGAVIYIIAGSLTVAAGKSLNRCMVNGALAVNILAAGVSFVATILYFLDSARIRWVTCRDYSGTCFLYQSRTKGFMGVLAVFHSLALFVSITVAAFACRATYSAEESSVVVTADALVTQQAPPSAPLLTDRPPHSEEPRDPTLAPPPAYTTVVN is encoded by the exons ATGTCTTCATCTGTATCAACTACGGTGGGAGGTGTGGTGGTGGTCACCCACGTGTACCCAGCACCTCGAGGTGCTGCACACAAACGTCCTGTGGGCATCCAGAAGTTCATCAAGGCCCAGCCGACGGCGCTTGGG ACAGTTCAGATCATGATTGGCCTGATGGCTCTGATGTTTGGGATTGTTATGGTGGTTCAACCAGATACAATGGGAGTTTACAGTGGTATTTTCGCCTGGGGAGCTGTGATT TACATCATAGCTGGATCTCTGACAGTGGCTGCTGGAAAATCTCTGAACCGCTGCATG GTGAATGGCGCTCTGGCTGTTAACATCTTGGCAGCAGGTGTTTCCTTTGTTGCAACCATCCTCTACTTTCTGGATTCTGCAAGGATTAGATGGGTCACATGCCGTGACTACTCTGGTACCTGCTTCTTATACCAG agTCGGACGAAGGGGTTTATGGGGGTCTTGGCTGTTTTCCATTCACTGGCGCTCTTTGTTTCAATCACTGTTGCAGCATTTGCCTGCAGAGCTACTTACAGTGCAGAG GAATCATCAGTGGTTGTAACTGCAGATGCTTTAGTGACTCAACAGGCTCCACCCAGTGCACCTCTCCTCACAG ACAGACCACCACATTCAGAGGAACCAAGAGACCCCACTCTGGCTCCGCCTCCAGCCTACACCACTGTCGTCAACTGA
- the LOC108874757 gene encoding mitochondrial potassium channel translates to MRYRGAQICHWAHGTCCLSRLSMPGSLCGRITLVRTYSAHHQPSSPPPTDPVPPDGKGAGEVVKERALAALQHAGELGRQWGQRSAQTASATVNYWWERYEEFVGLNEVREAQTKVTEAEAAFMVARGMVREAHASLEALQVRLKEVRDRLDRVSREEAHYLELATLEHKLLQEERRLRTAYENAEGSEREKFALFSAGVRESHEKERTRAERTKNWSIIGSVLGALIGVMGSTYVNRVRLQELKSLLLEAQKGPESLQEALRVQAGNHRSQQDELRTLIDSLRLTLNDAFTQKGDVLQGKGGGPTPDLPAVPLSALKDLQVGSQRTQSLLESLPPQLGQLEQGLGRVESDLSVVKRLLETTPQPEMQAGEVQLARAERGDHRESEVVVRHLEETQRTLGERIRTNTVYNAVFTYTATAITISAVYMLLRGTG, encoded by the exons ATGAG GTACAGAGGAGCACAGATCTGTCACTGGGCTCATGGCACGTGCTGTCTGTCCCGCCTCTCCATGCCTGGATCTCTCTGCGGCAGAATCACTCTGGTCCGAACCTACAGTGCTCACCATCAGCCTAGCTCCCCCCCGCCCACTGACCCTGTGCCTCCTGATGGGAAGGGTGCAGGTGAGGTGGTGAAGGAGCGTGCCCTAGCTGCCTTACAG CATGCAGGTGAGCTGGGGCGGCAGTGGGGTCAGAGGTCGGCTCAGACGGCTTCTGCTACAGTCAACTACTGGTGGGAGAGGTACGAGGAGTTTGTCGGGCTTAATGAGGTCCGCGAGGCTCAGACCAAGGTCACTGAG GCTGAGGCAGCGTTCATGGTGGCCAGAGGGATGGTGCGTGAGGCTCATGCTAGCCTGGAGGCCCTGCAGGTCAGACTAAAGGAGGTCAGAGACCGGCTGGACAGAGTGTCCAGGGAGGAGGCTCACTACCTGGAGCTGGCCACGCTGGAGCACAAACTGCTGCAG GAGGAGCGTCGTCTCCGGACAGCGTATGAGAACGCCGAGGGATCAGAGAGGGAAAAGTTTGCCTTGTTTTCAGCAGGCGTCAGGGAGAGCCATGAAAAGGAGAGGACGAGAGCAGAACGGACCAAGAACTGGTCCATCATTGGCTCGGTGCTTGGAGCCCTGATTGGAGTCATGGGATCAACATACGTCAACCGGGTCCGCCTGCAG GAGCTGAAGAGTCTTCTACTGGAGGCCCAGAAAGGTCCAGAGAGCCTGCAGGAAGCCCTAAGGGTCCAGGCTGGAAACCATCGCTCCCAACAGGACGAGCTCCGAACGCTTATCGACAGCCTCAGGCTTACACTGAATGATGCCTTCACTCAGAAGGGCGACGTCCTTCAGGGCAAGGGGGGAGGGCCGACCCCAGACTTGCCCGCTGTGCCTCTTTCAGCCTTAAAAGACCTCCAAGTCGGTAGCCAAAGGACCCAGTCCCTCCTGGAGTCCCTCCCACCGCAGCTGGGACAACTGGAGCAAGGACTCGGTAGAGTTGAGAGCGACTTGTCAGTGGTGAAGAGGCTGCTGGAAACCACACCACAGCCTGAAATGCAGGCAGGTGAGGTGCAGTTAGCAAGAGCCGAGAGAGGGGACCACCGGGAATCTGAGGTGGTGGTGAGGCATCTGGAAGAGACCCAGAGGACGCTGGGAGAACGAATCAGGACAAACACTGTTTATAATGCTGTGTTTACCTACACTGCCACAGCCATCACCATCTCTGCTGTCTACATGCTGCTCAGAGGGACTGGTTAG
- the LOC108874760 gene encoding translation machinery-associated protein 7, producing the protein MSGREGGKKKPLKTPKKQSKELDDDDVAFKQKQKEEQKALEALKAKASGKGPLSGGGIKKSGKK; encoded by the exons ATGTCTGGCAGAGAAG GAGGCAAAAAGAAACCCCTGAAGACACCCAAGAAACAATCCAAGGAATTGGATGAT gatgATGTGGCCTTCAAGCAGAAGCAAAAGGAAGAACAGAAGGCCTTGGAAGCATTGAAGGCCAAAGCTTCAGGAAAAGGACCTTTAA GTGGTGGTGGCATCAAGAAATCGGGCAAGAagtaa
- the LOC108874758 gene encoding deoxyribonuclease-1 — protein MKVASFNIQKFGKNKVSDPDILNILTKIVSQYDIILILEVVDVSGESVKTFLDALNGCNQNHHYSLKISSRLGRTRYKEQFMFLYRDDLVDLVGSYQFDDQVTEGLDVFARDPYILRFRCLNTVLKDLVMIPVHTKPEDSEKELDELYDVFLDVKKKWRTDNIMILGDFNADGSYVTKSKMKEIRIRSDKNFHWLIADDVDTTASTGNNHTYDRIVIYGDDMLQAIVPNSAKPFNFQKAYGLSDEQALKVSDHYPVEVELKSITKATDEADGLKQQLLPQSAPPRLLAIDEDLLELKRGNLLLEREKLSLEIQILRQKIAHMNSGNAV, from the exons ATGAAAGTAGCATCTTTTAACATCCAGAAgtttggaaaaaacaaagtgtCAGACCCAGATATCCTCAATATCCTGACCAAG ATTGTGTCTCAATATGACATCATTTTGATCCTGGAAGTGGTGGACGTCAGTGGAGAGTCTGTAAAAACCTTTCTGGATGCACTCAATGG ATGCAATCAGAATCATCACTACTCTCTGAAGATCAGCAGTCGTCTGGGCCGAACACGCTACAAGGAGCAGTTCATGTTCCTGTACAG GGATGACTTGGTTGACTTGGTGGGCTCCTATCAGTTTGATGACCAGGTGACCGAGGGATTAGACGTTTTCGCTAGAGATCCCTACATCCTGCGATTCAGATGCCTCAATACAG TGTTGAAGGACCTCGTGATGATCCCAGTTCACACCAAACCAGAGGACTCGGAGAAGGAGCTGGACGAGCTGTACGATGTCTTCCTGGACGTGAAGAAGAAGTGGAGGACTGAT AACATAATGATCCTGGGTGACTTCAATGCTGACGGTTCGTACGTCACCAAAAGTAAGATGAAGGAAATTCGTATCCGTAGCGACAAGAACTTCCACTGGCTGATTGCAGATGATGTTGACACCACGGCCAGCACCGGAAACAACCACACATACGACAG GATAGTGATCTATGGAGATGACATGCTCCAGGCTATCGTACCAAACTCTGCCAAACCCTTCAACTTCCAGAAGGCATATGGACTCAGTGATGAGCAG GCTCTAAAAGTGAGTGACCATTACcctgtggaggtggagctgaAGTCCATAACTAAGGCAACAGATGAAGCGGATG gtctgaaacagcagctgttgcCTCAGTCAGCACCGCCGAGGCTCCTGGCCATTGATGAGGATCTGCTGGAGCTGAAGAGAGGAaacctgctgctggagagagagaagctcagttTGGAGATCCAGATCCTCCGGCAGAAGATAGCCCACATGAACAGCGGAAATGCTGTTTAA
- the LOC108874751 gene encoding nuclear factor 7, ovary (The sequence of the model RefSeq protein was modified relative to this genomic sequence to represent the inferred CDS: added 136 bases not found in genome assembly) yields MAFQTEEDLSCPVCQDIFKDPVVLSCSHSFCKHCLQSWWRGKPVQECPVCKRRSSRSDPPRNLALKNLCETFLLERDQRASAGSESLCSLHSEKLKLFCLDHQQPVCLICRDSKTHNNHRFRPIHEFAQDHREEIQKSLKPLQEKLKLFEQVKGNCDQTAEHIKVQVRHTERQIKEQFKKFHQFLQEEEEARITALREEEELKSQMMKEKIEALSREIAALSHTIRATEEELRGDDVSFLLNYKAAVKRVQQRPLLEDPEPVLGALIDVAKHLGNLTFNIWNKMKEMVSYTPVILDPNTANPEFILSENLTSVSHGEKQNLPDNPERIDYHRSVRGWEGFSTGVHNWNVEVRDNTAWFVGVAAESVQKRGRIKTGFWQIEFHNSKYSARLLGEPAAVLRVKKKLQRIRVHLDWNKGKLSFFDLDTYTRIHTFMHTFTDMLFPYISTRNELKLKMLPVKVSVDTETV; encoded by the coding sequence atggcTTTCCAAACTGAGGAGGATCTCTCCTGTCCAGTCTGCCAGGACATATTTAAAgatcctgttgttctgtcatgtagccacagcttctgcaaacactgtctgcagagctggtgGAGAGGGAAACCTGTACAGGAGTGTCCAGTTTGTAAGAGGAGATCATCAAGGAGTGACCCGCCTCGTAACTTGGCTTTAAAGAACCTGTGTGAGACCTTCTTActggagagagatcagagagctTCAGCAGGGTCTGagtctctctgcagtctgcactctgagaaactgaagctcttctgtctggaccatcagcagccagtgtgtctcatctgcagagattcaaaaacacacaacaaccacagattCAGACCCATTCATGAATTTGCACAGGATCACAGAGAGGAGATTCAGAAATCCCTGAAGCCTTTACaagagaaactgaagctgtttgaacaagttaaaggaaactgtgatcaaacagcagaacacattaaggtccaggtccgacacacagagaggcagattaaggagcagtttaagaagtTTCACCAGTTtctacaagaggaagaggaggccaggatcactgctctgagggaggaagaggagctgaagagtcagatgatgaaggagaagattgaggctctgagcagagagatagcagctctttcacacacaatcagagccacagaggaggagctaAGAGGTGACGACGTTTCATTCCTGCtcaactacaaggctgcagtgaaaagagtccagcagcgccccctgctggaggatccAGAGCCGGTTTTAGGAGCTCTGATAGAtgtggccaaacacctgggcaacctgaccttcaacatctggaacaagatgaaggagatgGTCTCCTATACTCCTGTGATTCTGGATCCAAACACTGCCAATCCAGAATTTATCCTGTCTGAGAATCTGACCAGTGTGAGCCACGGAGAAAAACAGAATCTTCCTGACAACCCAGAGAGGATTGACTATCATCGTTCTGTCCGGGGCTGGGAGGGCTTTAGCACAGGTGTTCACAACTGGAATGTTGAAGTTCGAGACAATACAGCCTGGTTTGTTGGTGTGGCTGCAGAATCTGTCCAGAAAAGGGGACGAATAAAAACTGGGTTCTGGCAAATAGAGTTTcacaacagtaaatacagtgCACGTTTGTTAGGAGAACCAGCTGCTGTTCTCCGGGTAAAGAAGAAgcttcagaggatcagagttCATTTGGACTGGAACAAAGGAAAACTGTCATTCTTTGA